In one Liolophura sinensis isolate JHLJ2023 chromosome 11, CUHK_Ljap_v2, whole genome shotgun sequence genomic region, the following are encoded:
- the LOC135477885 gene encoding uncharacterized protein LOC135477885: protein MESKTEEEHFEVRSVEEEKELRDKYDSLTKETEGRICRKDVINMWRQMITCPAVDYINSTFEKMNINENVPLSFDDFRNIWLKSLAAHSAACRNVRSEILAEFNRFDANKDGFIDTSELKQMVECQGETISDEDLEEFFKMADTNCDGKISFEEYAEVFLSDKL, encoded by the exons gAATCCAAAACGGAGGAAGAACATTTTGAAGTGAGATCTGTAGAGGAAGAAAAAG AATTGCGTGACAAGTATGACTCTCTGACGAAGGAGACGGAAGGCAGGATATGCCGGAAGGACGTCATCAACATGTGGCGTCAGATGATCACGTGTCCAGCCGTCGACTACATCAACTCAACCTTTGAGAAAATGAACATCAATG AAAACGTCCCACTGTCCTTCGACgatttcaggaacatctggctgAAGTCGCTGGCTGCACACTCCGCGGCTTGCCGAAACGTTCGATCGGAGATTTTGGCCGAGTTTAACCGGTTTGATGCCAACAAAGACGGCTTCATCGACACGAGTGAACTGAAGCAGATGGTGGAGTGCCAAGGGGAGACAATCTCAGACGAAGACTTGGAAGAGTTTTTCAAAATGGCCGACACAAATTGTGACGGTAAAATCAGCTTTGAAG AATACGCTGAGGTATTTTTGTCGGACAAGCTATAA